From a single Lineus longissimus chromosome 16, tnLinLong1.2, whole genome shotgun sequence genomic region:
- the LOC135500708 gene encoding reticulophagy regulator 3-like — MLDDRGIESASIMSPLSIPEYQYLVQNREDNLRSILNPLEPMIMRIQSVLVWERPRISVAMLLFVNFMFWLATTTSLRFYYLLAMAVLVVIFLETWKNRIWPEIRVPTPDDEDSEGWTPVHPRLLSVPELAHLVAEYWTTLTYYSNAFWDLRRTKPRKFCLYVCSGCLLLAIVGTYVTGIMISYITVMSLLLWPCMYYHNFLKKFYIKFEPLLMQLHYSMKIKRKRAHQKKPTPPEDEDKDRVETDTDSDIESFVPSDDPEATAALARAITDSEDEGSPCPSPMERSVEREMPVVDDIHDDDLSDLEDFTAGLNGLPSFTDTRLDETDPSLADLVGQLEPGDRVGDANETPPPEVEEDTVTESVSTPTAEGTDESMKFVSTHFKQDSDSSDNGDDTLGEGALSEGLDFGKFDESEEAEETSKDASAVVMAAVAGQVMSQTLSNVVSGTLSGLARLTETVRVPSSTPTITEIDDNTQNNNAGTLRRSLSHSDSDLGDFEVLDKNELDAMQDDTQ; from the exons ATGCTAGATGACAGGGGCATTGAAAGTGCTTCAATAATGTCTCCCCTGAGCATCCCCGAGTACCAATACTTAGTGCAAAATAGGGAGGATAACTTGAGAAGCATTCTCAATCCCTTAGAGCCCATGATCATGCGAATTCAGAGTGTATTAGTGTGGGAAAGGCCTAGGATTTCAGTGGCCATGCTCCTGTTCGTGAACTTCATGTTTTG GTTGGCTACAACAACTAGCCTTCGATTCTATTACCTTCTGGCAATGGCGGTCCTGGTGGTGATATTTCTAGAGACCTGGAAGAATCGTATCTGGCCAGAGATACGTG TGCCAACCCCTGATGATGAAGACAGTGAAGG ATGGACACCAGTCCACCCACGGCTGCTTAGCGTGCCTGAACTTGCTCATCTCGTCGCGGAGTACTGGACGACATTAACATACTATAGTAACGCATTCTGGGATCTGAGGAGGACGAAACCGAGAAAG TTTTGTCTGTATGTCTGCTCCGGTTGTCTGCTGCTTGCCATAGTTGGAACATACGTCACCGGAATAATGATATCATACATTACAG TAATGAGCCTCCTTCTCTGGCCTTGTATGTACTACCATAATTTCTTGAAGaaattttatatcaaattcGAACCGCTACTGATGCAGCTTCATTATAGCATGAAGATTAAAAGGAAGAGAGCTCACC AAAAAAAGCCAACGCCCCCAGAGGATGAAGACAAAGACCGCGTAGAAACCGACACTGACAGTGATATCGAATCGTTTGTGCCTTCTGACGACCCAGAGGCAACCGCTGCCCTAGCTCGTGCCATAACGGACAGCGAAGACGAAGGGTCACCGTGCCCTTCTCCAATGGAGCGGAGTGTCGAGAGAGAAATGCCAGTTGTTGATG ATATCCATGATGATGACCTCAGCGACCTTGAAGACTTCACCGCTGGCTTGAATGGCCTACCATCCTTCACAGACACGCGCCTCGACGAAACTGATCCAAGTTTAGCCGATTTGGTCGGTCAGTTAGAGCCTGGGGACAGGGTTGGCGATGCGAATGAAACACCGCCCCCTGAGGTGGAAGAAGACACCGTGACTGAGAGCGTGTCTACTCCAACTGCTGAAGGCACCGACGAATCTATGAAATTCGTTTCAACGCATTTTAAACAGGACTCCGATTCTTCGGACAATGGTGACGATACGCTCGGTGAAGGGGCGTTGAGCGAGGGACTAGATTTCGGAAAGTTTGACGAAAGTGAGGAGGCAGAGGAAACGTCAAAGGATGCGTCGGCTGTTGTCATGGCCGCTGTCGCAGGTCAGGTGATGTCACAGACGTTATCCAACGTGGTTTCAGGTACTCTGTCGGGCCTAGCTCGTTTAACCGAGACGGTCCGCGTGCCGAGTTCGACGCCCACGATTACTGAAATTGACGATAATACACAAAACAATAACGCCGGAACATTACGGCGATCACTTTCACATTCCGATTCAGATCTTGGCGATTTTGAAGTTCTGGACAAAAATGAATTGGATGCTATGCAAGATGACACTCAATAG
- the LOC135500282 gene encoding large ribosomal subunit protein eL43, with amino-acid sequence MAKRTKKVGIVGKYGTRYGASLRKTIKKMEVTQHSKYTCHFCGKDAMKRHAVGIWHCKGCKKTVAGGAWIYATTTAASARSAVRRFREMKDL; translated from the exons ATG GCCAAGCGTACGAAGAAGGTTGGAATCGTGGGAAAGTACGGTACCCGTTATGGTGCCTCGCTCCGTAAGACCATCAAGAAGATGGAGGTCACGCAGCACTCCAAGTATACCTGCCATTTCTGTGGCAAG GATGCGATGAAGAGGCACGCTGTTGGAATCTGGCATTGCAAGGGATGCAAGAAGACCGTCGCTGGCGGTGCTTGGATTTATGC CACAACCACCGCTGCCTCAGCAAGAAGTGCAGTCCGACGATTCCGTGAGATGAAGGACTTGTAA